Proteins from a genomic interval of Trifolium pratense cultivar HEN17-A07 linkage group LG6, ARS_RC_1.1, whole genome shotgun sequence:
- the LOC123890558 gene encoding PAN domain-containing protein At5g03700-like isoform X1, whose amino-acid sequence MNVFFFVFVLLFNYVFSESSIGIGYKLMVQVPGKYEIGGFIGGGYLLETKTVPNFRVALSIEGVNGKFSCSLLVFLGDVKVWDSGHYSRFYVTGKCLLEFTMDGDLRLKGPNETLGWKTGTSGQGVKQRLQIQNTGNLVLMDEFNNVKWQSFNFPTDVILRGQQLDVATRLTSSRINSSMFYSFEIENNKVALYVNSGKLRYSYWNFQPSMNRSITYIKLSSKGLLLFDVKYKKIAQIPSQTVQPLKFLALKNETGNFGLYYYSPEKRKFEASFQALNNTCDLPNSCRPYGICTFSNTCSCILILTNDKKGSYDCSEGFSGDFCSGKKAEMLEIDNVSSVIKGIPQTVNISRDACSSLCLQDCKCAAALYFRNASVEAAECYLYRLVLGLKQVDKGTGFSYMVKVPKGIGQNHEKHNLKRWILLAVGVFDGLIVMTLVGGFVYWLIKRRSRGSRSGDRIS is encoded by the exons AtgaatgtttttttctttgtctttgTTCTTTTGTTCAATTATGTATTTTCTGAATCTAGTATTGGTATTGGATACAAATTAATGGTTCAAGTTCCTGGGAAGTATGAAATTGGTGGTTTTATAGGTGGTGGTTATCTTTTGGAGACTAAGACAGTACCAAATTTCAGAGTTGCATTGAGTATTGAAGGTGTTAATGGGAAATTTTCATGCTCATTGTTGGTTTTTCTTGGTGATGTTAAGGTTTGGGATTCTGGTCATTATTCAAGATTTTATGTTACTGGGAAATGTTTGTTAGAGTTTACTATGGATGGTGATTTAAGGCTTAAAGGTCCTAATGAGACATTGGGATGGAAAACTGGGACTTCAGGACAAGGTGTTAAG CAGAGATTGCAAATACAGAACACAGGAAACCTTGTGCTTATGGATGAATTTAACAATGTAAAATGGCAAAGTTTCAATTTTCCAACTGATGTAATACTCCGAGGCCAGCAACTTGATGTAGCGACTCGATTAACATCTTCGCGAATCAACTCAAGCATGTTCTACTCATTCGAAATCGAGAACAACAAGGTTGCGTTGTATGTAAACTCCGGTAAATTGAGGTATTCTTATTGGAATTTTCAGCCTTCAATGAATAGAAGTATTACATACATTAAGCTAAGTTCAAAAGGGTTGTTATTGTTTGATGTTAAATACAAGAAAATAGCTCAAATTCCATCTCAAACTGTTCAACCACTAAAATTTTTAGCACTAAAGAATGAAACAGGAAATTTTGGCCTTTATTACTATTCACCCGAGAAACGAAAATTCGAGGCTTCTTTTCAAGCACTTAACAATACATGTGATCTTCCAAATTCTTGTAGACCTTATGGTATATGTACATTTTCCAATACATGTTCATGTATTCTGATTTTGACAAATGACAAAAAGGGTAGTTATGATTGTAGTGAAGGATTTTCCGGAGATTTTTGCAGCGGTAAAAAGGCGGAAATGTTGGAAATTGATAATGTAAGTAGTGTGATCAAAGGTATTCCTCAAACTGTTAATATTAGTCGAGACGCGTGTTCGAGTTTATGTTTACAGGATTGTAAATGTGCCGCGGCATTGTATTTTCGGAATGCTAGCGTAGAAGCTGCGGAATGTTATCTTTATAGATTAGTCCTTGGTCTCAAACAGGTAGATAAAGGCACCGGATTTAGTTATATGGTTAAGGTTCCAAAGGGAATTGGTCAAAATCATGAGAAGCATAATTTGAAAAGATGGATACTTCTAGCGGTAGGAGTTTTTGATGGTCTTATAGTTATGACTCTTGTTGGTGGTTTTGTTTACTGGTTGATCAAACGAAGAAGTCGTGGATCGCGTTCCGGAGACAGAATTTCATGA
- the LOC123890558 gene encoding PAN domain-containing protein At5g03700-like isoform X2, whose amino-acid sequence MNVFFFVFVLLFNYVFSESSIGIGYKLMVQVPGKYEIGGFIGGGYLLETKTVPNFRVALSIEGVNGKFSCSLLVFLGDVKVWDSGHYSRFYVTGKCLLEFTMDGDLRLKGPNETLGWKTGTSGQGVKRLQIQNTGNLVLMDEFNNVKWQSFNFPTDVILRGQQLDVATRLTSSRINSSMFYSFEIENNKVALYVNSGKLRYSYWNFQPSMNRSITYIKLSSKGLLLFDVKYKKIAQIPSQTVQPLKFLALKNETGNFGLYYYSPEKRKFEASFQALNNTCDLPNSCRPYGICTFSNTCSCILILTNDKKGSYDCSEGFSGDFCSGKKAEMLEIDNVSSVIKGIPQTVNISRDACSSLCLQDCKCAAALYFRNASVEAAECYLYRLVLGLKQVDKGTGFSYMVKVPKGIGQNHEKHNLKRWILLAVGVFDGLIVMTLVGGFVYWLIKRRSRGSRSGDRIS is encoded by the exons AtgaatgtttttttctttgtctttgTTCTTTTGTTCAATTATGTATTTTCTGAATCTAGTATTGGTATTGGATACAAATTAATGGTTCAAGTTCCTGGGAAGTATGAAATTGGTGGTTTTATAGGTGGTGGTTATCTTTTGGAGACTAAGACAGTACCAAATTTCAGAGTTGCATTGAGTATTGAAGGTGTTAATGGGAAATTTTCATGCTCATTGTTGGTTTTTCTTGGTGATGTTAAGGTTTGGGATTCTGGTCATTATTCAAGATTTTATGTTACTGGGAAATGTTTGTTAGAGTTTACTATGGATGGTGATTTAAGGCTTAAAGGTCCTAATGAGACATTGGGATGGAAAACTGGGACTTCAGGACAAGGTGTTAAG AGATTGCAAATACAGAACACAGGAAACCTTGTGCTTATGGATGAATTTAACAATGTAAAATGGCAAAGTTTCAATTTTCCAACTGATGTAATACTCCGAGGCCAGCAACTTGATGTAGCGACTCGATTAACATCTTCGCGAATCAACTCAAGCATGTTCTACTCATTCGAAATCGAGAACAACAAGGTTGCGTTGTATGTAAACTCCGGTAAATTGAGGTATTCTTATTGGAATTTTCAGCCTTCAATGAATAGAAGTATTACATACATTAAGCTAAGTTCAAAAGGGTTGTTATTGTTTGATGTTAAATACAAGAAAATAGCTCAAATTCCATCTCAAACTGTTCAACCACTAAAATTTTTAGCACTAAAGAATGAAACAGGAAATTTTGGCCTTTATTACTATTCACCCGAGAAACGAAAATTCGAGGCTTCTTTTCAAGCACTTAACAATACATGTGATCTTCCAAATTCTTGTAGACCTTATGGTATATGTACATTTTCCAATACATGTTCATGTATTCTGATTTTGACAAATGACAAAAAGGGTAGTTATGATTGTAGTGAAGGATTTTCCGGAGATTTTTGCAGCGGTAAAAAGGCGGAAATGTTGGAAATTGATAATGTAAGTAGTGTGATCAAAGGTATTCCTCAAACTGTTAATATTAGTCGAGACGCGTGTTCGAGTTTATGTTTACAGGATTGTAAATGTGCCGCGGCATTGTATTTTCGGAATGCTAGCGTAGAAGCTGCGGAATGTTATCTTTATAGATTAGTCCTTGGTCTCAAACAGGTAGATAAAGGCACCGGATTTAGTTATATGGTTAAGGTTCCAAAGGGAATTGGTCAAAATCATGAGAAGCATAATTTGAAAAGATGGATACTTCTAGCGGTAGGAGTTTTTGATGGTCTTATAGTTATGACTCTTGTTGGTGGTTTTGTTTACTGGTTGATCAAACGAAGAAGTCGTGGATCGCGTTCCGGAGACAGAATTTCATGA